Proteins from one Penaeus vannamei isolate JL-2024 chromosome 8, ASM4276789v1, whole genome shotgun sequence genomic window:
- the LOC113826331 gene encoding astacin, translating to MNILYVLYVYFQPDAIILFLYCKRKTFISGKQQVKGSRRQKRVHSDNEPPPIYKRHRERTSIPHITSLTPSVYHFSMLLVTLLAVVAVAGATPAVPRAATAMYNPDLFQGDIKGIAGQEPGKERAAILGEQYLWPGGVVPYVFGNSVNSYERSLIISAMDDFHARTCIRFVERTSQSNYIEIVSNDSGCWSYVGTIGGKQRVSLDSNGCMYKGTVIHELMHAIGFYHEHCRNDRDSYVTIHYENVQAGMESQFNKDTYWQYVGEGYNYESIMHYGTYAFSVQWGVAKTIVPTDPNVILTEAYDKLQMAQSDANQINNLYRNQCSF from the exons ATGAATATcttgtatgtactgtatgtatatttccAACCTGATGCCATAATTCTATTTCTCTATTGTAAACGGAAGACGTTTATCAGTGGAAAGCAACAGGTGAAAGGTTCACGAAGACAAAAAAGAGTGCATAGCGATAACGAGCCACCTCCTATATataaaagacacagagagagaacatcAATACCACACATTACCTCTCTAACTCCTTCAGTATACCACTTCAGCAT GCTGCTCGTTACCTTACTTGCGGTTGTGGCCGTGGCCGGCGCGACGCCCGCCGTCCCTCGTGCAGCGACTGCCATGTATAACCCTGACCTCTTCCAGGGTGACATCAAGGGTATCGCAGGCCAAGAGCCAGGA AAGGAACGTGCTGCCATCCTTGGGGAGCAATACCTGTGGCCGGGCGGCGTCGTTCCCTATGTGTTCGGCAATTCTGTCA ACAGCTACGAGAGGTCCCTCATCATTTCCGCCATGGATGACTTCCACGCTCGCACTTGCATCCGCTTCGTCGAAAGGACCTCTCAGTCCAACTACATCGAGATCGTCTCTAATGACAGCGG CTGCTGGTCGTACGTGGGCACCATCGGAGGCAAGCAGAGGGTCTCCCTGGACTCTAACGGCTGCATGTACAAGGGCACGGTCATCCACGAGCTCATGCACGCCATTGGCTTCTACCACGAGCACTGCCGCAACGACCGTGACTCCTATGTCACTATTCACTACGAAAATGTGCAGGCAG GCATGGAGTCTCAGTTCAACAAGGACACCTACTGGCAGTACGTTGGCGAGGGCTACAACTACGAGAGCATCATGCACTACGGCACCTACGCCTTCTCCGTCCAGTGGGGTGTCGCTAAGACCATCGTCCCCACTGACCCCAACGTGATTCTCACTGAGGCCTACGATAAACTGCAGATGGCTCAGTCCGACGCCAACCAGATCAACAACCTGTACAGGAACCAGTGTTCTTTCTAA
- the LOC113826343 gene encoding astacin, with protein sequence MFGILLLAVVAAAGAAPEVPAAARALYNPHLFEGDIKGVAGQKPGEERSAIIGNEYLWTGGVVPYVIAGLYEDYILAGMQEIMDKTCIRFVERTTEANYIYITTSGASGGGCWSYVGMMGGWQEVSLDQYGCIYHGTIIHELMHAIGFFHEQCRKDRDQYVLINYGNIDPSMAYNFDIDQNSQYVGEDYQYDSIMHYGKYAFSIQWGVLETIVPLQDGVDLTDPYDKAHMLQTDANQINNLYASECARRND encoded by the exons AT GTTCGGAATATTGCTGTTGGCCGTGGTGGCCGCTGCAGGGGCGGCGCCGGAGGTCCCCGCTGCGGCGAGGGCGCTCTACAACCCCCACCTGTTCGAGGGAGACATCAAGGGCGTGGCGGGCCAGAAGCCAGGG GAGGAACGGTCAGCCATCATAGGAAACGAGTACCTTTGGACAGGCGGCGTTGTCCCCTACGTGATCG CTGGCTTGTACGAGGACTACATCCTGGCGGGCATGCAGGAGATCATGGACAAGACCTGCATTAGGTTCGTCGAGAGAACCACCGAAGCGAACTACATCTACATCACTACGAGTGGCGCTAGTGGCGGAGG CTGTTGGTCTTACGTGGGCATGATGGGCGGCTGGCAGGAGGTGTCCTTGGACCAGTACGGCTGCATCTACCACGGCACCATCATCCACGAGCTCATGCACGCCATCGGCTTCTTCCACGAGCAATGCCGGAAGGACCGCGATCAATACGTCTTGATCAATTATGGAAACATCGATCCAT CCATGGCCTACAATTTCGACATCGATCAGAACTCCCAGTACGTGGGCGAGGACTACCAGTACGACAGCATCATGCACTACGGCAAGTACGCCTTCTCCATCCAGTGGGGCGTGCTGGAGACCATCGTGCCTCTCCAGGACGGCGTAGACCTCACGGACCCCTACGACAAAGCCCACATGCTGCAGACCGACGCCAACCAGATCAACAACCTGTATGCCTCCGAGTGTGCCAGGAGGAACGACTGA